The genomic DNA CGATCGAAAAACTAGGCGGTCAGCCCGAAATCCGCATGGCGGTCAAGAAAGACGGTCCCGTGATCACCGACCAGGGCAACATGATCATCGACGCGAAATTTGGAGCGATCGACAATCCCGCCGAGCTGGAGAAAATCCTGAACAACATTCCCGGCGTCCTGGACAACGGACTCTTCGTAGGACTCGCCGACGTGGTGCTGATCGGTGAGGTGAAGGATGGACAGCCGGGGGTGAGGGAAGTCTAGCCCTACGCTGGCTTCGACCACTGCCCATGCCGTCGGGCAAACTGCTTCATCTTCAGACCGTACTCGATCGCCTCTAGGACGCGCACAACGCCTGTGGTGTTAATCATCTCAACGACTTTTCCGGCTCGCTGGGCGGCTTGGGTGGCTTTGTCGGTGAGTTTGTGGCTGGTGTAGGCGGTCATGACAAGGACGAGATCGGCGCTGGCGATGTGGCTTTCTGCTTGTTCGGCGATCTGCGGTCCTGCCTGAGCGGTACACCACACGAGATTGATACTGGCATCCCGGAGGCGGTTGCGAATGGCGGTTTCGAGGCGATCGTGTCCACCAAAAATAACCACCTTTCCGTCGAGAGAACTGTAGGGATTGGGGCGCTTTTCGGACGTGCGGTGACGGACGCGAGGCTGCACATCGGGGGCGCGTTCTACTCTGGCGCGATTCTCTAGTGCTTTGTTGTAGATAAAGCTGAGGGTTTGCTCGTAGCTACCTCGGAGCCGTGCGACTGGACCTTCCTCGCTCAGGTCGTTGATCTGTGAAATCAGGACATCCACGACTTCCTCCAGAGCGCCGATCGCCTTCAAGTCATGCTGGTAAGCCCGCACGGCGATCGCGGCATCGGTGGCACTGTAGAAATCCTCCTGTTCGCCAATCATCTCTAGCAGGTCGGCTTTGAGTCCCTGTCGCCAGCGGTTGGTCTGTTCGGTTAACTGTTCGTCGAGCAGCCTTTCCTCCTGAAGGATGAGCTGGCGATCGATGGTTTGGGTAGCTAATAAGGGGGCACTGTCTAGTTTTTCTCTTAAGTCTGCGGCTTTTTCTTCTAGTTTTAAGCGGGTGACGCTATCAAAGATGGCTTCCTCCGTGAGCTGTGCCAGCATTTGTTCGACCTGTTCCAGTAGAGGCTTCAATCTTTCCGTAATACGGGCAGTTTCCTGGTCAATTTGTGCCTGCCGCTGCTGCTGGAGGCGATTTTCTTCTAGCTCTACTCGTGCCATCGACAGTAAATCCTGCACGGCATTTTCGAGATCGTCTAAGTCTGAGCTATCCATGATGAAAGTATTCATGCGATCGTGAAGGAGCAGTCCGGCGATCCAGCAGGCAGTAAACTGCGCTGAAAGAATTGCCGACTGCGTAAAGTTTCGTTAGCTTTATTATTGCCAGTTTTGGGGCAGGCAACTTGCCTCACTGTAGATCCGTTCCTGATGATTCCGGGGCAATATCCTGATGCAATATCGAAGATTTGGACGTACCAATTTGCCGATGCCTGTCTTCTCCTGCGGGGGAATGCGCTACCAGTTCAAATGGCAGGATGTTCCGCTAAGTGACATTCCTACGGATAACCAGGCAAACCTGGAGGCAACGATTCGGCGGGCACTCGAACTTGGCATTACCCACATTGAGACGGCACGGGGCTACGGCACGTCTGAGATGCAGCTAGGACAAATTTTGCCCAAATTGCCGCGTGAAAAGCTCATTGTACAAACTAAAGTTGCACCAGCGGAAAATCCAAAGGAATTTGAGGACACCTTTAACCAATCGCTTGCCTATCTGAAACTCGATCACGTCGATCTGCTGGGGCTACACGGGGTTAATAACGCCGAACTGTTGGAGCAGTGCCTTCGTCCGGGGGGCTGTCTGGAGGTGGCGCAGAAGCTTCAGCAGCAGGGAAAGGTGCGCTTTATTGGCTTTTCGACCCACGCGCCAACTGAGGTGATTCTGCGGGCGATCGACACCGACCAGTTCGATTACGTGAATTTGCACTGGTACTACATCTACCAGAATAATTGGACAGCGATCGAAGCGGCAACCCTTCACGATATGGGCGTGTTTATCATCAGTCCCTCGAACAAGGGCGGAATGCTCTACCAGCCGTCCCAAAAGCTGACTGAACTCTGTGTGCCTCTTAGCCCGATCGTCTTCAATAATCTGTTTTGCCTCAGCCATCCCCAGGTGCATACTCTGAGCGTGGGGGCTGCCCGTCCCCAGGATTTTGATGAGCATCTGAAAACGCTGGACTTGCTGGATCGGGCGGAGGAACTGCTGCCGCCCATTATGAATCGGTTGGAGCAGGCGGCGATTGAGGCTCTGGGGAAGGACTGGTATCAAACCTGGCACATTGGTTTACCGCAGCCGGAGGAAACCCCGTACCATATCAACATTCCGGCAATTCTCTGGCTGTTTAATCTAGTGAAGGCATACGATATGCTCGACTTCGCCAAAATGCGGTATAACCTGCTGGGCAACGGCGGACACTGGTTTTTTGGCACAAAAGCCGATCGCGCCAGTCAAGTAGATCTGACAGAATGCTTGCGAAATAGCCCTCACGCTGAGAAAATTCCTGGGATTCTCCAGGCTGCCGATCGGCTAATGGGGGGTGAAGGGGTACGTCGCCTTTCGCAGCAGTAGGTCTCCCAGCAGCAGGTTTTTCAGCGTCAGGTTTCCCACCCGTGACTTTCTCGGCAATAATAGCCGTCAGGCAAGTCGCGATCGGAGCGATCGGGCTGAGCGATCGGAACATCGGCTGCAATTCCTCGGAAGGAGGCAAAATCGCATTCGCTTTGGCACAATACTTTGGCGCAGCAAGGCGAATTCAATCATCAGGTGGTTTGAGGAACAGTAGGAGGTTCAATGAAAGCAGAAAATCGCGGATTAACGGTCTGGTTCACCGGGTTGAGCGGCGCAGGCAAAACCACAATCTGTCAGGCAGTGGAAAACGAGCTGCGGGCACAGGGCTATAAGTTAGAAGTCCTGGATGGTGACGTGGTGCGGGAGAATTTGACGAAAGGACTGGGCTTTAGCAAAGCCGATCGCGATGAGAATATTCGCCGGATTGGATTTGTGGCAAATTTGCTGACCCGCAACGGAGTGATCGTCCTGGTATCTGCGATTTCGCCTTACCGTGAGATTCGCGATGAGGTGCGGCAAACGATTAGCGCTTCGCGCAACTCCGAAGGACACGGCAATTTCATGGAGGTCTACGTCAGCGCACCGCTCGAAGTTTGTGAACAGCGGGACGTGAAAGGGCTGTATAAGCGGGCAAGGGCTGGAGAAATTAAGAACTTTACGGGCATTGACGATCCCTATGAGCCGCCCATCAGTCCGGAGGTGAACTGTCAGACTCACCTGGAAATGCTGGAGGAGAGCGTCAATAAGGTGATGGCACAGATTAAGGCGTATCTGCATCCGGAGGCTCCGATTCAGATTGAAGCGGCTTCGGCGAAGCGGAATGTGGCTTAGAGAAATGGGGGTTGAGGGGATAGCCCCTTAATTCACCAATGCTAGCTACGGTGTTATATAAAAGCCGCATCTGTCCCAGTTGCAAACCCTATCGCCCCCTAAATCCCCCAATTCTGGGGGACTTTGACTTTCTGGGGTCTGACTTACTTTAGTTACAGGTGAGCGGATTCAGCGATCGCCCCACTTCACCCCCTGCGGAGGATCGTTTCAAGCCAGTAGACTGGAGGAGAGACAGCTACACGGAAGCTCGCTAATTTCATGACAATTTTTACGCTGCGATCGGTTTCTAAGGACTTTGGCATTAAGGAAATCCTGAAGGATGCTAGCTTTAGCCTGGAAGAGGGCGATAAGGTAGGGCTGATTGGAGTCAACGGTTCCGGAAAATCGACGCTGCTAAAAATGATTGCGGGACTGGAGCCAATCGATCGCGGGGAGATTTGGAAGAATTCGGGGGCGAAGATTGTCTATTTGCCGCAGCAGCCCGATATGGACGAAGACCGCACGGTGATCGATCAGGTGTTTGCCGATGGCGGGGAGCAGATGTCGCTGGTGCGCGAATACGAGGAATTGTCGGATAAGCTGACCCACGGGCATGGCGACCCGGAAAAGCTGATGGCTCGGCTGACGCAGGTGACGCAGCGGATTGAGGCGATCGGCGCATGGGATGCGGAAAATAACGCCAAGATTATTTTGAGTCAGCTAGGCATTGAGGACTTTGAGGCGCGGATTGGTGATTTGTCGGGGGGATACCGCAAGCGAATTGCCCTGGCTGCTGCCCTGCTGTCCGAACCGGACGTGCTGCTGATGGACGAGCCGACGAACCATTTGGATGCGCTGTCGGTGGAATGGCTGCAAAGCTATCTGAACCGCTTCCGGGGGGCGCTGCTGCTGATTACCCACGATCGCTATTTCCTCGATCGGGTCACGAATCGGATTCTGGAACTCGATCAGGGGGAGCTATCGGGCTATAGCGGCAACTATGCCTACTTTCTGGAGAAGAAAGCGGAGTCTGAGGAGTCGGCGGCAAGCAGTCAGCGCAAACACGCGGGAGTGTTACGGCGGGAACTGGAATGGCTAAAACGCGGACCCAAAGCCCGCAGCACCAAACAGAAAGCCCGGATCGATCGGATTCGGGAAATGCAGGCGCAGGAATTTAAGCAGGGGCAGGGCAAAGTTGCCATTTCTACGGCAGGGCGGCGGATCGGTAAGAAAGTGATCGATCTGGAGAACGTGAGTAAGGCGTTTGGCGATCGCGTCCTGATCAAAGACTTCACCTACAGCTTTAGTCCCGAAGATCGGGTGGGGATTATCGGCAGCAACGGAGCCGGAAAATCGACGCTGATGAATATCATCACGGGACGGCTGGAGTCGGATTCGGGGAAGGTAGACCTGGGGACAACGATTCACATCGGCTACTTTGACCAGCACTCAGAAGATGTGTCGATCAACGAAAATCAGCGGGTGATTGACTATCTGAAGGGCGTGGCGGAACTGGTGAAAACAGCGGACGGCAGCGTGATCACGGCTTCCCAAATGCTGGAGCGATTTCTATTTCCGCCTAACCAGCAGTATGCGCCGATTCACAAACTCTCCGGCGGCGAAAAGCGAAGACTCTTCCTGCTCAAGGTGCTGATGGCTGCACCAAACGTACTGATTCTGGACGAACCGACGAACGATCTGGACGTGCAGACCCTCTCCGTTTTAGAGGAATATCTGGAGGACTTTAACGGTGCTGTGATTGTGGTTTCCCACGATCGCTATTTCCTCGATCGCACGATCGACACTATTTTTGCCTTTGAACCGGGCGGCACGCTGCGCCAGTATCCGGGCAATTACACCACCTATCTGGACTTCAAAAAGGACGAAGAACCGAAAGCCGATGTAAATTCCGCAACGAATGGCACGAAGGATCGATCGGTGAATTCGAGTGTGAAGGAAGTCTCGAAGGAAGCGGAGAAGCCAGCGGAGAATAAAGCACAGAACAAATCCGGCAAGCTCTCCTACAAAGAAAAACGCGAATACGAAACCCTGGAGACACAAATTCCCCAGCTAGAAAGCGAAAAAGAAGCACTGGAAAAACAGCTCTATAGCAATCCGCCCAGTGACTATGCAGAGATGCAGCAGTTGACAGAAAAGTTAGCGCATTTGAGTGAGACGATCGATTCTGCGACGGAACGGTGGTTAGAGTTAGCTGAACGTCAAGGATAATCCGCAATATAGTTCTTATTCCCGAAGCCGTTTATCGATCCAGCATCGTTGCCACTTCTTCATCAGTTGGGGCGGGTTGGTCTGTTTTTAATAAACCCCTCATTCGTTGAATTGCGCCAGAGCGGTCAGACTGGGTCACGGGAGCATTTTGCAGGGATTCAATGATGGCAGAGATTAGCGCAAGGCGATCGCTGGGCGGCAACTTCAAGACTTGTGCCTTTAGTTCTTGCGATAACATAGACGACTCCTATCCTTGAAGGGATCTACCATTCAGTATGGGCACTCTTGCCCTTCATGACCCTATGTTACCCCTGCACACACCAACCCTTCGAGTACGATCGTCCAATTCTCTTTCCAAATCGCCTATGAGCGGAATACGAGTGCTGCGTTCGATCGCTCAGACAGTCTTTATAAGTGGCTGAATTGATTTGATTATGGTGTTGGGGCGAGCGTCTATCTTACAGCTACGTCATGAACAGCGTAACAGTTTAAATCAGCGGCGACAGATAACTTCAACTCAGTGTTAGCGGCTCGAAATCGTCCGCTGAAATTTGAGTTTAGTCTGCTTCAGCACTAACCTGTAAAGTTTTTAACAGGTGCTCTGCACTATCAATTAGCTGATATACAGACTCTTGCGTAATTTGGGTTGCTTTGAAGCCATGAGCAATTGCATTCCGTAATGAAAGTGCATCCATGAGTAACTGGTACTCAGGACGCGAAATCGCACCCTCAATCACTAATTGTTTCACCAAATAAAGCGAATCAAGTCTTTGCAAACTCATTCCCTCACGCTCTGCAACAAGCCTTAAGGTTGCCTCAACGAGAGACCAAGAATAGAGGATAGCTGCCTCTGGATGTTGTGTTGCAAGTTGTCTCGCCACTTGCAATCTTGTTTCTATTTCAGGTTGTTGAAGAGAGCTTTCAGCTTTTGGAGAATATACAGCATCCTCTGGATTAGTCATTACTAACTCAAATCGCCAACCAGGATGCTGCTCAACAGATTGGGCTAGGTTCTGCAAATATTGCCTAGAGGAGGAATTAAGTGAGCGACGTGACTTCACTTCAATGATCACAGCTTCATCCCCCCGTCGCACAATCATATCAGGGCGATAATTCCTAAGAAAATCAGGCAGGTCTTCAGGGTTTGGATGAAAAGAAACCTCGTATCCCTTATCACGATATTCTTCTGCTAGTTGCAGTAATCGCTCTCTTTCCAGGTTTGCAGTTGGGGTTGCCATCAGATAAGTACCTCTTTGTCAGGAGCTTCAATTACAACAATATGTAGGAATTCGTTTCCACGAGAAAAACCTTCTGCTAAGGTGGAGGTCATGTTTTCCACCTTAAAGTTACCTGACAAATTTCGCTTCCTGACAAGAATGTCAGTGACTTGATCATCGTCAATGTAGGCTAATCCAATTATGGCATCCTGAATTGGCTTGACAATATTGTCCACATCCATAGCAACAGAATCATAGAAATAGGTTATTTGCAGCAGGATTAGACCAGTAGCTGCTTTTTGACCAGGTGACCAATATTTCTCTGCCTCTTGCCTTACCACTATTTTCCAGGCTCTAAGACGCTCACGCCTACGAGTCTGTTGTGACACGGGTGGTCCATCCACTATGAATTCAAATTTCGTCAACGTGCTTTCAACTAGAAGGCATGAATTATTTTATACATCTGTGAGCGGTGCAACTACCTTCCCGAAAGGTTGGGCAGGCTGACTGCTATTCAGACGGATAACCTCTGCCTAATCATCCTTGTGGAGACGTCAGATCAAATTCTATCCGTCTAATCTCCCAACAAGGTGATTTAGGCTGCATCGGGTTAGGATAACATTCCGATCTAGCGCATTAGACCGCCTTTTTCTGCTAATTAATTACAGAAACAGAATTAGGGACATTGGGCTGACGGGTATTCTACACATTACCCCTGCACCTCCCAATCCTTCAAGTCCACCCTCTGCGCTACAAATGGGTCAAAACGAGATACTCCCTGTGATTTACTGAGTCTCTAAGCCGTTTAGCCCCTTTTCAGGTTGAAGTCCAAACACTCAACTGAAGCTTATTGAATCGCTGAATCGATCGCTACAAAAATCACGCAATCACCCGATCGGATGGCTTTGGGCAAATCCTCGCCAGATTCAGTAATTCCCACGATATTATCCAAAGGGTAGGGTCGTTCTATTGCCATATCACCGATTTCTATGCACAACCGAATCCTTCGCCGCCAATTTATCCGGTTTCTCGTCTCGCTGACGGCTGTAACGGTCACGGCGACTGCCTGTGGTTCCCAATCTGGAACGGAAACAGGTTCATCCACATCGGGAGGTCAAGCCACTTCGCAGCAAAAAGTGGGCGTTGTCCTGGGGACGGGCGGCGAAAATGATAAGTCATTCAACGAATACACGCTGAAGGGAGCCAGAGAAGGGGCACAGGCTGCCGGACTGGAATTTTCCTACGTGAGTCCCAGCAGCAACAGCGATTTTGAAAAAAATATTGAAACTCAGATTTCCGAGGGGGCAAACCTGATCGTCTCGGTGGGTTTCCAGATGGGCGATGCCACGGCAGCGATGGCGAAGAAATATCCCGACGTGAAGTTTGTGATTATCGACTACGCCTACGACGCGAAGGATGGCGTTGACCCCTACCAGGGCGATCTGAAGAACGTTACCAGTCTGCTGTTTGCGGAGGATCAGGCTGGCTATCTGGCGGGCGTGTTGGCGGCTTGTGTGAGCGAGACGGGCAAGATTGCCACCGTATCCGGCATGGAAATTCCCCCGGTTGTGCGCTTTGTCACGGGCTTTCAGAGCGGCGCGAAATCCGTGAATCCCAACATCGTCACCTTTAACCAGTACATCCCCGACTTTGGCGATCCGGCGACGGGAAAATCCGTGGGACAGAATTTCATTAGCCAGGGAGCGGATGTGGTCTTCGGCGTAGGTGGCAACACCGGAAACGGCGGATTGGTCGCGGCAAAAGAGGCAGGCAAAAAGGCGATCGGCGTAGACGTGGATCAGTACCTTTCCTACCCGGAAGTGAAAGATGCGCTGATCACCAGTGCGGTGAAGAATATCGACGTGGCAACCGCTAACGCGGTGAAGGAATTTGCGGCGGGTCAGCTCAAGCCAGGAATCCAGCAAGCCACGATCGCAACGGGTGGAGTGGGCTTGGCTCCCTATCATGAATGGGACAGCAAGATTTCCCAGGAGTGCAAGGCACAAGTTACCCAGGCAACGGACGCTCTGAAGGCAAATCCCCAGCTAACCGGAGCAAAGTAGCGTGACTGTCGTTCTAGAAGCGCGGCAACTCAGCAAACGATACGGTCGGGTACAAGCAAATCAGGCGATCGACTTCACGGTGCGATCGGGCGAAATCCATGTGCTGCTGGGCGAAAACGGCGCAGGCAAAACTACGCTGATGAATCTGCTCTACGGGCTGGAGCGTCCTGACTCTGGAGAAATCCGAGTGGATGGACAACCGATTATCCTCGCCAGTCCCAGAGACGCAATCCATCACGGCATTGTCATGGTGCATCAGCACTTTATGCTGGTTCCTGTGTTCACGGTGCTGGAAAACGTGGTGCTGGGTGTAGAGGAAACCCGCAAGCGATCGAACTGGCTGGGCGAATTGGGCAGGCTGGAAACGGTCAAACCGGAACGACGGATTCGGGATCTGGCAGATCAGCTCAGTCTGAATCTGGATCTCAACGCCAAAGTTGCCGACCTTTCGGTGGGAATTCAGCAAAAGATCGAAATCATCAAAGCCCTATATCGCGGCGCAAGAATTCTGATCCTCGATGAACCCACCGCCGTCCTCACTCCCGCCGAGACGGAAGAACTATTCGACCTGCTGCGAAAGCTCACCCGTCAGGGTTTATCGATCGTCATGATCACCCACAAGCTGAAGGAAGCTCTGGCGATCGCCGATCGAATTTCCGTGATGCGGCAGGGTCAGATGGTGGGCACCGTCAATCCCGCTACCGCAACCGAAGCACAGCTCGCGGAACTGATGGTCGGGCGCAAGGTGATCCTGCAAATCGACAAGCCTCCCTTCCAGCCCGGAGAACCGATCGTCTCGGCGCAAAATCTACGGGTGTTAGACGATCGTAAGCACGTCGCCGTTAACGATGTCAGTCTCACCATTCGCGCAGGCGAAATCCTGGGCATCGCTGGCGTACAGGGCAACGGACAAACCGAACTCTCGGAAGCTCTGGCAGGTCTACGATCGGTTGAATCGGGACAAATCACGTTTCTCGGTCAGGATGTCACCCGTGCCACTCCCCGGACGCTGATCGATCGCGGCTTGGCGCACGTCCCCGAAGACCGGGGCAAAAACGGCATCGTCAAACCCTACTCCCTCGCAGACAACATCGCCCTCTGCACCTACTACAAACCTCCATTTGCCAAAGGCTTTCAGCTCCGGGAAGGCGCGATCGTCCGTCAAACCACCCGCCTGATCGAAGAATTCGACATCCGCCCCGCTAACCCAGACTATCCCGCAGGCTCCCTTTCCGGCGGCAACCAGCAGAAACTCATCATGGCAAGGGAACTCTCCCGCGATGCAAAATTCCTGATCGCCTGTCAGCCCACCCGTGGCGTAGACATTGGCGCGATCGAACTCATCCACCGCCGCATCATCGAAGCCCGATCGCAGGGAATGGCAGTGTTGCTAATTTCCTCTGAGCTAGACGAGGTATTGGCTTTGTCCGATCGGGTTGCCGTCATGTTCCAGGGACGAATGATCGAGACTTTACCGATCGAGCAAGCTTCCCGCGATCGAGTGGGTCAACTGATGGGAGGAAGTACGGTGTCTTAATCGGAAAGCTTATTTAGCTACCTGATTCCGGGCAGTCCCGAACCGCCCCCCTAACCCCCCAATTATTTCTGCCGCTCCTCAGGAGCGAGTGGGGGGAACCGAGCCGATGCAGGTAGATTACTTACAAGAAACAGTCTGAACTACTCAAAGTCCCCCAAACTTGGGGGATTTAGGGGGCAATGCAGCACCTCAAACACCGAACAAATATCTCTGCTCCCCGCTCCCCTGCTCCGCTTCTTCTTACCCATCCACTCATCCACCCATCCACCCATCCACCCGTGCCCCCTACCCTCAAAACTACCCTCCGCCAACTCACCCTCCCCCTCCTCGCCATCCTGACCGCGATCGTCCTTACTGTCCCTGTGATTGGCTTTGCCCTGGATTGGAACTGGGCGAAAATTGCGGCGGCGTATGGCGGTTTGCTGGATGGCGCACTGTTTAAGCGATATGCCTTCTCGAATACGTTGGTGGCGGCGATTCCGCTGATGTTCACCGGATTGGCTCTCGCATTGGGCTTTCGGACGGGCGTGTTTAATATCGGCGCACCGGGACAGTTTCTCATTGGCGCGACCTGTGCCGTGTTTGTGGGATACGCGATTCCGCTGCCGCCTGTGATTCACCCGATCGCCGCTCTCACTGCCGGAATTCTGGGAGGTGCTTTTTGGGGGGCGATTCCCGGATATCTGAAGGCGCGATTTGGCTCCCATGAGGTGATCAACACGATCATGCTGAATTATCTCGCGTTCTTCTTGCAGGATTGGCTGGTGAAGAATCCGATGAAAGACCCCAATCCGGGCGTGATTCGGACACCGGAGATTTTGCAGACGGCAGAGCTGTTTCGCTTTTACGATCGCCTTCACATCGGCTTATTTTTGGCGTTGCTGGCGGCGTATGGGGTTTGGTATCTGCTGAACAAAACAACGCTGGGCTATGAGCTTCGCACGGTGGGCAGCAATCCAGAGGCGGCGAAGTATGCGGGGATGAAGCTGGGACGGCTGACGATCCTCAGTATCGCTTTATCGGGCGCACTGGCAGGACTGGGGGGAGCGGTGCAGATTCTCGGCGTGGATCATGCAATGCCCGTCCTCTATTCCAGCGACTATGGCTTCGATGCGATTCCCGTGGCGTTGCTGGGACAAAACCAACCGATCGGCGTGATTCTCTCGGCGATTCTGTTTGGCGCATTGCGAAACGGCAGTGACCTGATGCAGTTGCGATCGGGTGGGGCAGTGTCGCGGGAAGTAATTTTTATTGTGCAGGCAGTGATTCTATTATTTGTGGCGGCTCCGGCGATCGTGCGCGGACTCTATCGGCTGAAATTGCCGCAAAGCGAAATTGAAAAAGAAGGGAGTCTGACGCGAGGATGGGGTTAACTTGAAGGATTTGCTATGGATGATTTAACCGGATTTCTGAAGCTGGCGCTAATTACCGCAACCCCGATCGCCCTGGGTGCCTACGCCGGAATTATGTCTGAGCGGACAGGCGTGGTGAATATCGCAATCGAAGGCATGATGCTCACCGGGGCAATGGTGGCGCAGCTAGCGGCAATGTACCTCTATCAGCCACTTCAGGGAATGTTTGGCGATGCTGCCGTTCTGGTAAGTCTGCTGCTGGGGACGATCGCCGGAATTGGGTCGGGGGCACTGCTAGGCGGACTCCATGCGGTCACGTCAATTCGCTTCAAAGCAGACCAAATTATTAGCGGCACGGTGATCAACCTGCTGGCATGGGGCGTAACGGGCTGGGTGTTTCAACGTTGGATGACCGCAGGCGCACCCACCGCACCGGGAACTTTCCCCCGTCTCCCCATTCCTCTGCTGAGTCAAATTCCGATCGTCGGAGATCTCTTCTTCAACCATCAGCCCCTCGTCTACACCATGTTTCTGCTGACGGGCATTCTCTACTACGTGCTGTTCTTCACCCCGTGGGGGCTGCACATGAGAGCTGTGGGAGAACATCCCCGCGCTGCGGATACCGTGGGCATCAAAGTGAATCGGGTGCGCT from Leptolyngbya ohadii IS1 includes the following:
- a CDS encoding ABC transporter permease, giving the protein MDDLTGFLKLALITATPIALGAYAGIMSERTGVVNIAIEGMMLTGAMVAQLAAMYLYQPLQGMFGDAAVLVSLLLGTIAGIGSGALLGGLHAVTSIRFKADQIISGTVINLLAWGVTGWVFQRWMTAGAPTAPGTFPRLPIPLLSQIPIVGDLFFNHQPLVYTMFLLTGILYYVLFFTPWGLHMRAVGEHPRAADTVGIKVNRVRYICTIVGGAIAGLAGVWLTLEQVGAFSLRMSAGRGFIALAAMIFGRWHPIGALGASLLFGLGTAIQIRAASLTATDSALALIPTQVYQAIPYLLTIVALAGLGGKATPPAASGQPYEGQKS